A genome region from Lucilia cuprina isolate Lc7/37 chromosome 3, ASM2204524v1, whole genome shotgun sequence includes the following:
- the LOC111674820 gene encoding uncharacterized protein LOC111674820 isoform X2, translating to MAAPFNLEDLAKLKSFVEFVAANPAILNLPQLDFLKKLIEQLGGKVPEGTFQMPAGAKCPFGGDVKSENKPTPASAEAEVDEEEIPEMEAESEESEVELDMEANNMTVLEPNIIYLDEKPPKIVKTKKQKTSRKSPKKKHSSKVKTKLKHSTNTRKRSGKSNQDNVIKKEFCGYEEQEDKMENNDPNDPLYTAKLEIKCELSEGNQNDNIELNCDAEEQDDFDNDDDQDQNYKYEHETLENKWQRSDDDDDEEEEDEDDDDDDYDDNDENDDEPLIVLARRKGRPRKKQPEPDDEKNKAPRDVVCREICKQRCTEKFTDQERKDICDYYWNLNKDDRLVFIRKHIRARRLTRMIRVNANRIRGNNCCYYLKTYKIGCEDTAPESSAGFIRVCRKFFEATLCTTNHFIKKANDGTVMEIEKDLHLLNQMWAARKKEKEENKEPQQILDPETGNLITLDSKTNKAQKPKEKTSENKTETKRQRRKPGDPEPEHFPKPIKCALRCIHKCHTKFTEQERKQICDFFWSMDYKRRKDFILANMEIKDIETQTTPDFRKTDRPPRSYQTRFYMRSGGMRGENLRVCKDFYAKTLCINRYFIKNAIEFADKTTGYYTGSDRRGAHMFCNKVSEARRKPVLEHIDSYPFWIPNKKSKTKYLHYSLTIKKMHEDYKEKCIAENKEFVNLHYYYKTFHIHTPHLLFLANPHPKKGGGFLKANPNISHYTGEEPGGSWVDSKGNKLDLRSINPAKTLDSIQHNTSEDISQNTTFASGSTDAHNVVNVSNPAPFVPLKSTANQTSSLAVVRPDLNPTLYSNFTQDPINMFRMF from the exons atgGCTGCCCCATTTAATCTAGAGGATTTGgccaaattaaaatcttttgtgGAATTTGTTGCAGCAAATCCTGCTATTTTGAATCTACCACAAttagatttcttaaaaaaacttatcGAACAATTGGGTGGTAAAGTGCCCGAAGGCACATTCCAAATGCCGGCCGGAGC TAAATGTCCCTTTGGTGGTGAtgtaaaatctgaaaataaacCTACACCTGCTTCTGCTGAAGCCGAGGTAGATGAAGAAGAAATTCCCGAAATGGAAGCTGAATCTGAAGAGTCCGAAGTTGAATTAGATATGGAAG CCAACAACATGACTGTATTAGAACCGAATATTATATATCTGGATGAGAAGCCgccaaaaattgttaaaacaaagaaacaaaaaacaagtagaaaatcTCCTAAAAAAAAGCATTCAAGCAAAGTGAAAACCAAACTAAAACATTCCACAAATACCAGAAAACGATCAGGAAAAAGTAATCAAgacaatgttattaaaaaagaattttgtggATATGAAGAACAAGAagataaaatggaaaataatgaTCCGAATGATCCCTTATATACAGCAAAATTGGAAATAAAATGTGAACTGAGCGAAGGAAATCAAAATGATAACATCGAATTAAATTGTGATGCCGAGGAACAGGATGAttttgataatgatgatgatcaagaccagaattataaatatgaaCATGAAACGCTTGAAAATAAATGGCAAAGAagtgatgacgatgatgatgaggaGGAGGAAgatgaggatgatgatgatgatgattacgATGATAATGACGAGAATGATGATGAACCTTTGATTGTGCTTGCTCGCCGTAAAGGCAGACCTCGTAAGAAACAACCAGAGCCAGATGATGAAAAAAACAAAGCTCCACGCGATGTAGTGTGTCGAGAGATATGTAAACAACGGTGTACAGAAAAGTTCACCGATCAAGAGCGAAAAGATATTTGTGATTATTATTGGAATCTAAACAAAGATGATAGATTGGTCTTTATACGAAAACATATAAGAGCCAGACGTTTAACACGCATGATACGGGTAAACGCGAATAGAATTCGTGGCaacaattgttgttattatctCAAGACATATAAAATTGGCTGCGAAGATACTGCTCCGGAAAGCAGTGCAGGTTTTATACGTGTTTGTCGTAAATTCTTTGAGGCCACTCTATGCACCACgaatcattttattaaaaaggctAATGATGGAACTGTAATGGAAATTGAGAAAGATTTACATCTACTCAATCAAATGTGGGCagctagaaaaaaagaaaaggaagaAAACAAAGAACCTCAACAAATTTTAGATCCAGAAACAGGCAATTTAATTACACTGGATTCAAAAACTAATAAAGcacaaaaaccaaaagaaaaaacttctGAGAATAAAACTGAAACTAAACGCCAGCGGCGCAAACCCGGAGATCCAGAGCCTGAACATTTTCCAAAGCCTATCAAATGCGCTTTGCGCTGTATACACAAATGTCACACAAAGTTTACAGAGCAAGAACGAAAACAAATTTGCGACTTTTTCTGGTCTATGGATTATAAAAGACGCAAAGATTTCATTTTGGCCAATATGGAAATCAAAGATATTGAAACTCAAACAACTCCTGATTTCCGTAAAACAGATCGCCCGCCTCGTTCGTATCAAACGCGTTTTTATATGCGTTCCGGTGGCATGCGTGGTGAAAACTTGAGGGTGTGCAAAGACTTTTATGCCAAAACCTTGTGTATTAATCGTTATTTCATTAAGAATGCCATAGAGTTTGCGGATAAAACAACTGGCTATTATACGGGTAGCGATAGACGCGGTGCTCATATGTTTTGCAACAAAGTATCTGAAGCACGCAGAAAACCTGTATTGGAACACATCGACTCTTATCCATTTTGGataccaaacaaaaaatccaaaacTAAATATCTGCATTATTCACTGACCATTAAGAAAATGCATGAAGACTACAAAGAAAAGTGTATTGCCGAAAATAAAGAGTTTGTCAATTTGCATTACTATTACAAAACGTTCCATATCCATACTCCTCATCTATTGTTCCTTGCTAATCCACATCCCAAAAAGGGTGGTGGTTTTCTTAAAGCAAATCCCAATATATCTCATTATACAGGTGAAGAACCTGGAGGAAGTTGGGTTGATAGCAAAGGCAATAAACTTGATTTACGATCAATTAATCCAGCGAAAACCTTAGATTCTATTCAACACAATACTTCTGAAGATATTTCGCAAAATACTACATTTGCATCGGGAAGTACTGATGCTCATAATgtagttaatgtttcaaatccCGCTCCGTTCGTACCCCTTAAATCAACAGCAAATCAAACTTCTTCACTTGCAGTAGTTCGGCCAGATTTAAATCCTActttatattcaaattttactCAAGATCCTATAAATATGTTTAGAATGTTTTAG
- the LOC111674820 gene encoding uncharacterized protein LOC111674820 isoform X3 has translation MAAPFNLEDLAKLKSFVEFVAANPAILNLPQLDFLKKLIEQLGGKVPEGTFQMPAGAKCPFGGDVKSENKPTPASAEAEVDEEEIPEMEAESEESEVELDMEANNLTVLEPNILYLDEKPPKIVKTKKKPTNKKPTRKTISKIKQKYPTKKRKTKLKQDYIIKKELCIFEDQDKKMENDPNDPLYTAKLEIKCELDDENQNDSNECDFGADEQEDSDNDGDQDYDYEHDMHVSKPEKSDSYEEYNENEYDDDEPLIVLSRRRGRSRKILQEFDDEKIKIPRSVVCREICKQHCTEKFTEEQRKDICDYYWHLSKEDRVVFIRKHIRARRLTRTKRVKVNKIRTNNCYYYLKTYKIGSDETTPEDCKELIRVCRKFFEATLCTTNHFIKKANDGTVLEIEKELMLLSQRKNKDKEKDKCQEPQQILDPETGNLITVEPNSNKSTNPKEQNIPKDKQEKKKRIRRKPGDPLPEHFPKPINCIVRCIHKCHTKFTEEKRKQICDLFWSMDYKRRKDFVLANIEIKDVETQTAPDFRTSNRPPRTQQRRFFLRTGGMRGENIRVCRHFFTKTLCITGSFIDNAVEFADKTTGCYTGSDRRGGYTPNKKTEARKQFLLDHIDSYPYWIPNKKTKTKYLHYSLSIKKMYDDYKEKCLAAKIKFLSSFNYYTAFHDNFNLLFLANPHPKKGCALQKGNPNISHYTGEEPGGCWIDSKGNKLDLRSINPAQSLKSQQSSADNISPNSSLVANPFSSVSDAPQHTLNVVNTTSLMPINTTANQSQSLAVVRSDLNPVLYGNLLHDPINMFKML, from the exons atgGCTGCCCCATTTAATCTAGAGGATTTGgccaaattaaaatcttttgtgGAATTTGTTGCAGCAAATCCTGCTATTTTGAATCTACCACAAttagatttcttaaaaaaacttatcGAACAATTGGGTGGTAAAGTGCCCGAAGGCACATTCCAAATGCCGGCCGGAGC TAAATGTCCCTTTGGTGGTGAtgtaaaatctgaaaataaacCTACACCTGCTTCTGCTGAAGCCGAGGTAGATGAAGAAGAAATTCCCGAAATGGAAGCTGAATCTGAAGAGTCCGAAGTTGAATTAGATATGGAAG CCAACAACTTGACTGTATTAGAACCGAACATTCTGTATCTGGACGAGAAGCCgccaaaaattgttaaaactaaaaaaaagccAACTAATAAAAAACCCACTAGAAAAACTATCagcaaaatcaaacaaaagtatcctacaaaaaagagaaaaactaaactaaaacaagaTTACATTATCAAAAAAGAATTGTGTATATTTGAGGATCAGgacaaaaaaatggaaaacgATCCAAATGATCCCTTGTACACAGCAAAATTGGAAATAAAATGTGAACTGGATGATGAGAATCAAAATGATAGCAACGAATGTGATTTTGGGGCTGATGAACAGGAAGATTCAGATAACGATGGCGATCAAGATTATGATTATGAACATGACATGCATGTTAGTAAACCCGAAAAAAGTGACAGTTATGAAGAGTACAATGAAAATGAATATGATGATGACGAACCTTTGATAGTGCTTTCACGGCGTAGAGGTAGATCACGTAAAATATTACAAGAATTTGATgatgaaaaaatcaaaatcccTCGAAGCGTTGTATGCCGAGAAATATGTAAGCAGCATTGTACTGAAAAATTTACTGAGGAACAACGCAAGGATATTTGTGATTACTATTGGCATCTAAGTAAAGAAGATAGAGTGGTCTTTATACGAAAACATATTAGAGCTAGACGTTTGACACGCACGAAACGAgtgaaagtaaacaaaattcgTACTAATAACTGTTATTATTACCTCAAGACATATAAAATTGGCAGCGATGAAACTACACCGGAAGATTGTAAAGAGCTTATACGAGTTTGTCGTAAATTCTTTGAAGCTACCCTTTGCACCacaaatcattttataaaaaaggccAATGATGGTACCGTATTGGAAATTGAAAAGGAATTAATGCTACTCAGTCAAAGAAAGAATAAGGATAAAGAAAAAGATAAATGTCAAGAACCTCAACAAATTTTAGATCCAGAAACGGGCAACCTTATTACTGTGGAACCCAACTCCAACAAATCGACAAACCCTAAAGAACAGAATATTCCTAAAGATAAAcaggaaaaaaagaaacgtaTTCGACGTAAACCGGGAGATCCATTACCAGAGCATTTTCCGAAACCTATCAATTGTATTGTACGCTGCATACACAAATGTCATACGAAATTCACCGAGGAAAAACGAAAGCAAATTTGTGACCTCTTCTGGTCTATGGACTATAAGAGACGCAAAGATTTTGTTTTGGCCAATATAGAAATTAAGGACGTTGAAACCCAAACGGCACCAGATTTTCGCACATCTAATCGACCGCCACGAACCCAGCAAAGGCGTTTCTTTCTGCGTACTGGTGGCATGCGTGGAGAAAACATAAGAGTTTGTAGAcatttttttaccaaaacaCTCTGTATCACTGGTTCTTTCATCGATAATGCTGTCGAGTTTGCTGACAAAACAACGGGCTGTTACACAGGCAGCGATAGACGCGGTGGTTATACTCCCAATAAAAAAACCGAAGCacgtaaacaatttttattagatCATATCGATTCTTATCCCTATTggataccaaacaaaaaaactaaaaccaaatACCTCCACTATTCCCTTAGcataaagaaaatgtatgaCGATTACAAGGAAAAATGTTTGgcagcaaaaattaaatttctttcttcCTTTAACTATTACACAGCATTCCAtgataatttcaatttattattctTAGCGAATCCACATCCCAAGAAGGGATGTGCCCTACAAAAGGGAAATCCTAATATATCACATTATACAGGTGAAGAACCTGGTGGTTGTTGGATTGATAGCAAAGGCAATAAGCTGGATTTACGATCAATTAATCCTGCGCAGAGCTTAAAAAGCCAACAAAGTTCGGCCGACAATATTTCGCCAAATTCATCATTGGTAGCTAATCCTTTTTCCTCTGTATCTGATGCACCTCAACATACATTAAATGTGGTCAATACTACATCATTAATGCCAATTAATACAACAGCAAATCAATCACAATCACTTGCAGTAGTTAGATCTGATTTAAATCCTGTTCTTTATGGAAATCTACTTCACGATCCAATTAACATGTTTAAAATGCTATAA
- the LOC111674820 gene encoding uncharacterized protein LOC111674820 isoform X1, protein MAAPFNLEDLAKLKSFVEFVAANPAILNLPQLDFLKKLIEQLGGKVPEGTFQMPAGAKCPFGGDVKSENKPTPASAEAEVDEEEIPEMEAESEESEVELDMEANNSQPLLKPNVLYLEDNPPKIVKKLKPARRKKSTKKGVEKKAISKSRKSGITLKKTHVQQGIRVKKEFNMNESDDQEKIENTDPNDPLFTPQIEVKCELNEDKFEPDVEDEEEAEVYFDSDVDKDFCVEKYDATDEEEVEDYEEEFDCMYKQNLDDTKLSEDDDEDEDQDDDDEPLILLTRMSSSKTRKKKKKTPRLHNCLETCKHKCTTKYTKRQRIDIFDYYWQLSKEDKVNFIRGHIRKPVLTRIRNKKRGNNCCYFLKYYRIGEKVILKEPQEAENDKDNDNAKNDDLTKVCRKFFEGTLGISNREIKEAIEGYELQPERIVRPLRDIIKEEESKLAEKSVEKPQKPQQFLDPETGNLTDTKPKKKTKRRKPGEPEPERFPRPINCAIRCTFKCHQNFSEEERKQICDSFWSLDFKRRKDFILARIETKDVETPTTPEFRKTNRPTRAYQTRFYLRSGLSSENKRVCKHFMMNTLSINRKFIENAIKYADKTTGNYTGVDGRGKHLIHKISPERKQAILDHINSYPVWVPNKKAKLRCLHHSLSIKRMYKEYRDKCTEDETKPVSAFYYYKVFHDEFRLLFLSNKESKKGRGFLNINPNISHYTGEEPGGCWLDSKGNQLDLRLINPGESLTYSGARQHQQPSAAVSCSSMDSTSHLNQSPASSAATSGNLHFNQSLNFATAAAAQHLANFVDTSTAVAAATSLNPRAIFQTTVQNLYDSSNLPHSSNTSSIFRMI, encoded by the exons atgGCTGCCCCATTTAATCTAGAGGATTTGgccaaattaaaatcttttgtgGAATTTGTTGCAGCAAATCCTGCTATTTTGAATCTACCACAAttagatttcttaaaaaaacttatcGAACAATTGGGTGGTAAAGTGCCCGAAGGCACATTCCAAATGCCGGCCGGAGC TAAATGTCCCTTTGGTGGTGAtgtaaaatctgaaaataaacCTACACCTGCTTCTGCTGAAGCCGAGGTAGATGAAGAAGAAATTCCCGAAATGGAAGCTGAATCTGAAGAGTCCGAAGTTGAATTAGATATGGAAG CCAACAACAGTCAACCACTCTTAAAACCTAATGTTCTTTATCTCGAGGATAATCCACCCAAGattgttaaaaaactaaaaccagCAAGAAGaaagaaatcaacaaaaaaaggcGTTGAGAAAAAGGCAATTTCAAAAAGCCGAAAAAGTGGAATCACTTTAAAAAAGACACATGTGCAACAAGGTATTAGAGTGAAAAAGGAATTCAATATGAATGAGAGCGATgatcaagaaaaaattgagaacACCGATCCAAATGATCCGCTCTTTACACCTCAGATAGAGGTTAAATGTGAATTAAATGAAGATAAATTTGAACCCGATGTAGAAGATGAAGAGGAAGCCGAAGTTTACTTCGATTCTGATGTCGATAAAGATTTTTGTGTGGAAAAATATGATGCCACTGACGAAGAAGAAGTTGAAGATTATGAAGAAGAATTTGACTGTATGTATAAACAGAATTTAGATGATACAAAACTCTCAGAAGACGATGATGAAGATGAAGACCAAGACGACGATGATGAGCCTCTTATACTATTAACACGAATGTCAAGTAGTAAAACAcgcaagaaaaagaaaaaaactccaCGTTTACACAACTGTCTAGAGACCTGCAAACACAAATGTACCACAAAATATACTAAGCGACAAAGAATTGACATTTTCGACTACTACTGGCAACTAAGCAAAGAAGATAAAGTAAATTTCATACGTGGACACATACGGAAACCAGTATTGACGCGAATACGTAATAAAAAACGAGGAAATAATTGTTGttactttctaaaatattacagAATTGGTGAAAAAGTCATTTTGAAAGAGCCACAAGAAGCAGAAAACGACAAAGATAATGACAATGCCAAAAATGATGATTTAACAAAAGTTTGTCGAAAATTTTTCGAAGGCACTTTGGGCATTTCGAATCGAGAAATCAAAGAAGCCATCGAGGGATATGAGCTACAACCAGAAAGAATTGTACGCCCTCTGCGGGACATTATAAAGGAAGAAGAAAGTAAATTGGCTGAAAAGAGTGTGGAAAAACCACAAAAGCCACAACAATTTCTCGATCCAGAAACGGGAAATTTAACGGATACCAAAcctaagaaaaaaactaaacgacGAAAACCTGGAGAACCAGAGCCAGAACGTTTTCCCCGTCCCATTAATTGTGCCATACGCTGTACATTTAAATGCCATCAGAACTTCAGCGAAGAAGAACGAAAACAAATTTGTGACAGTTTTTGGTCTTTGGACTTTAAGAGACGCAAAGATTTCATACTGGCGCGCATAGAAACAAAGGACGTAGAAACACCTACAACACCGGAATTTCGCAAAACAAACCGTCCTACTCGTGCCTATCAAACAAGATTCTATTTACGCTCGGGTTTAAGTAGCGAAAATAAAAGAGTCTGTAAACATTTCATGATGAATACGCTGTCTATCAATCGCAAGTTTATTGAAAATGCCATTAAATATGCGGATAAAACTACGGGCAATTATACAGGTGTTGACGGTCGTGGCAAACACTTGATACATAAAATCTCTCCCGAACGTAAACAGGCCATTTTAGATCACATCAACTCTTATCCAGTTTGGGTGCCCAATAAAAAAGCCAAACTACGCTGTCTTCATCACTCCCTGTCTATTAAACGCATGTACAAAGAATATCGGGACAAATGTACAGAGGATGAAACAAAACCGGTTTCGGCATTTTACTACTATAAAGTATTTCACGATGAATTtcgtttattgtttttaagtaataaagAATCAAAAAAAGGCCGTGGCTTCTTGAATATAAATCCCAATATATCTCATTATACCGGAGAAGAGCCGGGTGGTTGTTGGTTAGATTCCAAAGGAAATCAATTAGATTTAAGACTCATTAATCCTGGAGAAAGTTTAACGTATTCCGGGGCTCGTCAACATCAGCAACCATCTGCTGCTGTGTCGTGTTCTTCGATGGATTCAACATCTCACCTTAATCAATCTCCAGCATCTTCAGCTGCCACGAGCGGTAACCTTCATTTTAATCAATCTTTAAACTTTGCTACTGCCGCTGCAGCACAACATTTGGCAAATTTTGTTGATACTTCAACGGCTGTTGCCGCAGCAACATCACTTAATCCCAGAGCGATATTTCAAACTACTGTCCAGAATCTGTATGACAGCAGTAATCTGCCGCATAGTAGTAACACATCGTCAATATTTCGAatgatttaa
- the LOC111674820 gene encoding uncharacterized protein LOC111674820 isoform X4 has product MAAPFNLEDLAKLKSFVEFVAANPAILNLPQLDFLKKLIEQLGGKVPEGTFQMPAGAKCPFGGDVKSENKPTPASAEAEVDEEEIPEMEAESEESEVELDMEADSSQRIFEPNVLILEDKPRMIVKDQKLKRDLKATKKGVEKKIISKTRKSVASQKKTDDSQQNVEVKMELNNVDEQMKIDKIDPNDPLLTPQIELKYEKAEDLLEYNVDDDEDESEEYSDSKADKDYCVDECEEDDDDDEEEEYDFKGKWREHISDSENEVTDEEEEKSDGHASTKKKLKKNTPYLYNCIETCKHKCITKYDKRQRIDIFDYYTQLNKDDKVEFIRKHIRKPVIQLIRKRKRRNNCCYFLKYYKIGQDSNNKCDSDDLTKVCRKFFVGTLGITHRDINEAIEGYELQPERIVLPVKNSTNEDKTKLTNKSPNKTQKPQQFLDPETGNLTDSKPKKSSKRRKKGEPQPQVKRFPKPINCAIRCKFKCHQNFSEEERKLICDRFWSLEYKRRKDYVLAHIETADVKSATTPEFRKTDRPTRAYQSKFYLGSGIKNENKRVCKHFMLNTLSIDRWFIENAIEFADKTTGSYMGTDRRGTHPPYNKVSDERIQAVKDNISSFPCWLPNKNSKIKYLHHSLSIKKMYAAYKQKCLAEQKKHVCHQLYYKVFNEDFRLLFLSNPHPTKGSGWFSVSNSHISKYTGEEAGGYWIDSKGNKLDIQSSNTAQSCQYNSFENVSEATSLPQNPYTPDTFAHHALNVANSASFMPLTLVENPSVSSSAIDVAKSYLNPALYEKFAQNSDNI; this is encoded by the exons atgGCTGCCCCATTTAATCTAGAGGATTTGgccaaattaaaatcttttgtgGAATTTGTTGCAGCAAATCCTGCTATTTTGAATCTACCACAAttagatttcttaaaaaaacttatcGAACAATTGGGTGGTAAAGTGCCCGAAGGCACATTCCAAATGCCGGCCGGAGC TAAATGTCCCTTTGGTGGTGAtgtaaaatctgaaaataaacCTACACCTGCTTCTGCTGAAGCCGAGGTAGATGAAGAAGAAATTCCCGAAATGGAAGCTGAATCTGAAGAGTCCGAAGTTGAATTAGATATGGAAG CTGACAGCAGCCAACGGATTTTTGAACCCAATGTTCTTATTCTCGAAGATAAGCCAAGAATGATCGTTAAAGATCAAAAGTTAAAAAGAGACTTAAAAGCAACCAAAAAAGGAGTTGAGAAAAAGATTAtttcaaaaacaagaaaaagtgTAGCCAGTCAAAAAAAGACAGACGATTCTCAACAAAATGTTGAAGTTAAAATGGAATTAAATAATGTCGATGAACAAatgaaaattgataaaattgatCCTAATGATCCCCTCTTAACACCACAAATAGAGTTGAAATATGAAAAAGCAGAGGATTTACTTGAATATAATGTAGACGATGATGAAGATGAATCTGAGGAATATTCAGATTCTAAAGCCGATAAAGATTATTGTGTTGATGAATGTgaggaagatgatgatgatgatgaagaagaggaatatgattttaaaggaaaatggaGAGAACATATTAGTGACTCTGAAAATGAAGTTACCGACGAAGAAGAAGAAAAGTCCGATGGTCACGcttcaacaaaaaagaaattaaagaaaaatacaccTTATTTATACAATTGTATTGAGACTTGCAAGCATAAATGTATAACAAAGTATGATAAACGTCAAAGGATAGACATTTTTGATTATTACACCCAATTGAACAAAGACGATAAAGTGGAGTTCATACGCAAGCATATACGTAAACCGGTAATACAACTAATACGAAAAAGGAAACGCCgtaataattgttgttattttttgaaatactatAAAATTGGACAAGATTCAAACAATAAATGTGACTCTGATGATTTGACAAAAGTGTGTCGTAAATTTTTCGTAGGTACTTTAGGTATTACCCATCGTGATATCAACGAAGCCATCGAGGGCTATGAACTACAACCAGAAAGAATTGTTCTTCCCGTAAAAAATAGCACAAATGaagataaaactaaattaactaataaatcgccaaataaaacacaaaaacctCAACAATTCCTCGATCCTGAAACTGGTAATTTAACAGattcaaaacctaaaaaaaGCAGCAAGCGACGTAAAAAAGGTGAACCACAACCACAAGTGAAACGTTTTCCAAAACCCATAAACTGTGCAATACgttgtaaatttaaatgtcaTCAGAATTTCAGTGAAGAAGAACGAAAACTTATTTGTGATCGATTCTGGTCTTTGGAATATAAACGACGCAAGGATTACGTGTTGGCACACATAGAAACAGCAGATGTGAAATCAGCTACTACGCCAGAATTTCGTAAAACTGATCGTCCTACTCGAGCCTATCAGTCCAAATTTTACCTAGGTTCTggaataaaaaatgaaaacaaaagagTTTGTAAACATTTCATGTTGAATACACTATCTATTGATCGTTGGTTTATAGAAAATGCCATAGAATTTGCCGATAAAACAACCGGCTCTTATATGGGTACCGATAGACGAGGTACCCATCCGCCCTATAATAAAGTATCCGACGAACGTATACAGGCCGTAAAGGACAACATCAGTTCGTTTCCCTGTTGGTTGCCAAATAagaatagtaaaataaaatatctacaTCACAGCTTGTCCATAAAGAAAATGTATGCGGCCTACAAACAGAAATGTTTGGCTGAACAGAAAAAACATGTCTGCCACCAACTCTATTATAAAGTGTTTAACGAAGATTTTCGTTTATTATTCCTATCGAATCCACATCCCACAAAAGGTTCTGGCTGGTTTTCCGTGTCAAATTCTCACATTTCAAAATATACAGGCGAAGAAGCAGGTGGCTATTGGATCGATAGCAAAGGAAACAAACTCGATATACAATCAAGTAATACAGCTCAAAGCTGCCAATATAATTCATTTGAGAATGTTTCGGAAGCTACATCTTTGCCGCAAAATCCGTATACACCTGACACCTTTGCTCATCATGCATTAAACGTAGCTAATTCGGCGTCATTTATGCCACTGACACTAGTGGAAAATCCATCAGTATCTTCGTCAGCTATTGATGTAGCTAAATCGTACTTAAATCCAgctctttatgaaaaatttgctCAAAATTCcgataatatttaa
- the LOC111674820 gene encoding hsc70-interacting protein 1-like isoform X6 — MAAPFNLEDLAKLKSFVEFVAANPAILNLPQLDFLKKLIEQLGGKVPEGTFQMPAGAKCPFGGDVKSENKPTPASAEAEVDEEEIPEMEAESEESEVELDMEGVIEPDNDVEQPMGDSSKTPTEEEVDKSGELRSQAAAAYSEQKYQEAIDLYTQAIEINPGNALFHAKRGQAFLKLKKPNACIRDCNKALEINCDSAAAYKFRGRANRLLGNWEEAAKDLRQACKLDYDEEADEWLREVTPNAKKIEQHRLKQQRKKAERERRAEELRREKARQQQAKQQKTSSGPGAAGGFPGGAGGFPGGFPGGFPGGMNMGDLLSGMNDPEVMAALQDIAKNPANIDKYKSNPKISKLIDVVKNSFPGGVPGFPGAFPGGAADGATPPPTSAKADEPKEAPKKPDFVDDGLD; from the exons atgGCTGCCCCATTTAATCTAGAGGATTTGgccaaattaaaatcttttgtgGAATTTGTTGCAGCAAATCCTGCTATTTTGAATCTACCACAAttagatttcttaaaaaaacttatcGAACAATTGGGTGGTAAAGTGCCCGAAGGCACATTCCAAATGCCGGCCGGAGC TAAATGTCCCTTTGGTGGTGAtgtaaaatctgaaaataaacCTACACCTGCTTCTGCTGAAGCCGAGGTAGATGAAGAAGAAATTCCCGAAATGGAAGCTGAATCTGAAGAGTCCGAAGTTGAATTAGATATGGAAG GTGTCATCGAGCCTGATAACGATGTCGAACAACCAATGGGCGATTCCTCGAAAACTCCAACAGAAGAAGAAGTTGATAAATCCGGTGAGTTGCGTTCCCAGGCAGCGGCTGCCTATAGTGAACAGAAATATCAGGAAGCTATCGATTTGTATACACAAGCAATTGAAATTAATCCCGGCAATGCCTTATTCCATGCTAAACGTGGTCAGGCCtttttaaaactcaaaaaacccAATGCCTGCATACGCGACTGTAATAAAGCTTTAGAAATAAATTGCGATTCAGCTGCTGCCTACAAATTCCGTGGACGTGCCAATCGCTTGTTGGGTAATTGGGAAGAAGCCGCCAAGGACTTGCGTCAAGCCTGTAAGCTTGATTATGATGAAGAAGCTGACGAATGGTTGCGCGAAGTAACACCAAATGCTAAGAAAATAGAACAACATCGCTTGAAACAGCAACGTAAAAAAGCCGAGCGTGAGCGCCGAGCCGAAGAGTTGAGACGTGAAAAGGCTCGTCAACAACAGGCCAAACAACAAAAGACCTCCTCGGGACCTGGAGCTGCTGGAGGATTCCCAGGTGGTGCTGGTGGTTTTCCCGGAGGTTTTCCCGGTGGATTCCCCGGTGGCATGAATATGGGCGACTTGTTGTCGGGTATGAATGATCCTGAGGTTATGGCTGCTTTGCAGGATATTGCTAAAAATCCTGCTAATATTGACAAATACAAGTCCAATccaaaaatttctaaacttattgatgttgttaaaaatagtttcCCCGGTGGTGTACCCGGTTTCCCCGGTGCTTTCCCAGGTGGTGCAGCCGATGGTGCTACTCCTCCACCAACTTCAGCCAAGGCTGATGAACCCAAAGAAGCCCCCAAGAAACCTGACTTTGTCGACGATGGCTTGGATTAA